GAAAGATTTAGCGGTGGGGATGGAGAGCTCCGTGTGCCAGATCGCTGTATCGTAGAAGTTGATTTTAGGGTCTTACCCGGCCAAGAAACCGAAGATGTTATTGCTGAGATTAAAGCTATTTTAGATGATTTTCCCAATGTTCATTACGTGGTTAAAGACGTATCTGAGCCCTTTGCTATCTCTACCGAGTCTCCCATCGTACAAAAGATTTGTGAGGCCTATCAAAAGGCACTAGGGGAAGAGCCTGAGCTTTCAGGTATGCCAAGCTGGACTGATGCGGCGCATCTTTACGCTGCCGGTCTTGAACCAGTTGTCTTTGGGCCAGGAGAACTAGCCCGGTGTCATACTCCAGAAGAAATCATAGAGCTTTCCGACGTGGTAGAAGCTTTTGCTGTTCTTGACAAGCTGCTTGATCTTTTTTCAGAGGAAGTTTGAAGCTCTTTTTCCATGCGCAGCCAAGCCCCTTGCCGGTCGGTTACTCTAAAACCAAGTTTTTCATAAAAACGCTTGGCGTCTTCGTTTCTTTCTCCTACCCAAAGGGCCACTCTGGAAAAGCCTTTTTTGCGCAAAAAATCTAGTGCCTTTTGCATCAAGAGTTTTCCTATACCACGGCCCTGATGGGCTGGATCAACAACAAGCTCGTGTATTTCCGGGACGATTTCTCCGTGGAAGCGACAGTCTGGTTGAATGGCAATAAAGCCTACGGGTTTATCGTTGACAAAAGCTACCCAAAAGCCCCCGTCTGCGTGTTTTATAAGCCACTTTAGATAGCGTTTTACTCTCTGGGGCTCACGATAAGCATAAAGATAGTCGTCTTGGTAGGCCTCAAGATAAATGCGTTTAAGTTCTGAGGCCAGCGGTTTTATGTCTTTTAACTGTTTTATGGTGATTTTTTCTTTCTTTTTGTCATTCATCGGTCGTATAATCAAATAAACAAGGGGGATGTCATGTCAATACGGTATTTGATCCTTTCTGATTTGCACCTCGGTGAAGAAGATAGTCTTTTAACAAACTTAAAGCCAGGGGTGGATGAAATAGACCCCTTAAAACCGTCTCCAGTTCTTACCAAATTTGCCGATTGTTTGGAAGAACTTATTTCTCCTGAAACAAAAAGGCCATATTTGGTTGTGCTGGGAGATGGCCTTGAAATGGCCCTTGCGCGTTTTAACCAGGCTGCGATGGCCTTTGAGCGCTTAATAGAGGAATTTTTAGTGAAAAGGGCCCTTTTTCAAGGGTTAATTTATGTACCGGGAAATCATGATCATCATCTCTGGGAAACAGCCCGAGAGATCCAATACAGCGATTTTCTTTGGCGTCGCAAACCACCTGGAAGCGAACTTCCAGAGCCATGGCACATTTCTAACGCCTTTCCCTCTAAAGAGTATCATTATGTTCCCTCGCCTTTTATCGCGAAATTTTTAAGCCGTTTTAACTCTCTTGATGATTTCTTTGTGGGGATGATTTATCCGGTATTTGGCCTTATAGCCGAAGAAGAAAAGAAGATAATCTGCTTGCATCACGGACATTTAATGGAAGGTATCTACCGCTTGATGAGCAAACTGCGCGTGTTGCTTTTTCCTGATGAAAAGGAACCAAAAACTTTAGACCAAATAGAAAAAGAAAACTTTGCCTGGATAGATTTCTTCTGGTCCACCATGGGCAGATCTGGTCCTGCTGGCGAAAAGATAGAAAGCATTTATGAATGTCTTTTGGTGCCAGCCACTTTTAAAGACTTGATAAAAAGATTTGCCATGGTTCTGGCTAAAAATCTTGATATTCCCCTTGTGCCTGAAAGATGGGAAGATGATGTTTTTGAAAGGGTGCTTGGCAAACTAACAGAAAAAGAATTTTTGCCAGAACGCAGCAAAGAAGAAAGAAGCCTGTCTTCTGACTCAGAAAAAGAACTACGATGGTTTATAGAAGGCCCTCTTTTCGAGGAGATAAAAAAGGCGCTCCCTGTGGATAATGACGAACTGGCACAATACAAGTTTGACTTTATCTTTGGGCACACCCACAAGCCTTTCGCAAGGCTTGATAAATTTTATCCTTATCGTTCATGGACAAAAGTTTTTAATACTGGAGGATGGGTGGTAGATCGCTTGGAGCTTTTTCCTGTGTACGGTGCAAATATGGTTTTGATAAGTGACGCCTTTGAAACTTTAAACATTGAGCTTTTTCGTTTAGGAAACCTGAATAGGCCTAAAATCTCTAAAGTAAAAAGCCCTGAAGAAGGATCTTCTTCCTTTGAAAAAGAAATAGCCAAAAAATTAGAGCGAGAAGTTTGGCAAGATTTTGCGGAAGTTGTCCAGGCTGCGGCTCAGGTGCGCGCAAGTCACTTAAGAAAACGCATCTTCGGCTCTTAAAGAGTCGATTATCTTGCTTATGAGTTCTTTGGGTGGCTCCTCGTAAAAAACTGGCTCACCTAATCTTTTCAAAAGGACAAAAACGAGCTTGCCACGCCAGACTTTTTTATCAGCGCGCAGATAAGCTTCGATTTTGGCAGGATCTAACTCTTTGGGAATGCGCACAGGGAGGCCTAGTTTCTTGAGAAGGGCCTCGATGGGGGCGCTTAAATCTTCTTGAGCTATGCCTAATTCTTCAGAAAGCCTAGCTGCGGCGACCATGCCGATACTTACGCAAAATCCGTGAAGCATTTCATAATTGGCAGCGGCTTCTATGGCATGGCCAATAGTGTGCCCAAAATTAAGAATGCGCCTGAGACCGCCTTCTTTTTCATCCTGTGAGACAACATCGGCTTTAATGCGACAGCTTTCGTAAATAATGTGTTCCAGGGTGTAGGCGTCATAGTTAAGAAGCGAAGAGGCGTTATCATCTAAAAACTTAAAAAGCTCAGGGCTTGAAATACAGCCGTATTTGACCACTTCTGCCAGGCCGTTTTTTAGGTGCTCAAAGGGAAGGGTTGCCAGCACGCCATAATCGATATAAACCCGCCAGGGCTGATAAAATGTGCCGAGAAGATTTTTCCCCTCAGGGAGATCCACCCCGGTTTTTCCGCCAACCGAGCTATCAACCTGGGCCAGAAGGCTGGTTGGGATCTGGACGTAGGGGATTCCACGTAAGTATATCGAAGCAAGAAAGCCGGCCAGGTCTCCTGTGACTCCGCCTCCAAGGGCAATGACAGCACACTTGCGGTCAAAGCCTTTGCTAACCATCTGCCTGGCGAGGGATACTACGGTGTCCATGTTTTTTGAGACTTCACCAGCAGGGAAAACAAAAAGTTCGGCAGAAATATCAGCTTCTTTTAACAAACGCAAAAGGTCTTCCCCAAGGAATTCTGCTACGTTGCTATCGGAAATTAAGGCGTAGCGGTGGCCAAGATTAATTTGGGCAAGGTCTTCAGGGACTTCGGTTAAAAGGCCACCTTCGATGAGGATTTCGTAAGGTCTTCCTGTTTTTACCTTTAAACAACGCATGGCGTTTTTTTAAACCAAAAAACAAAAAAGTGCCAGGCAAAATTTTGACGTCTTGCCTCTTAAAAAGAATGTGTTACTCAAAAGTTATGAGGGAGATAAGCAAAGAAGAAATTATTGCGCGTATTTCACAGGGGGCCATTTCTTCCTGTAAGATCTTGCCAAAAGAGGTTCTTGCGCGCCTTGAGCAGGCCCTTAACGATGAACCTTCCCCTTTGGGGAAAAAGGCCTTAGAAATCCTCATCGAAAACGCCAGGATAGCCGCAAAAGAGGAACTTCCTATCTGTCAGGATACAGGGATAGCCGTTGTCTTTGTTGAGCTTGGCGAAGATTTAAAAGTAAAGGATCTCATTGAAGCTATTAACGAAGGAATAGCCAAGGGTTATGAAGAAGGCTACTTGCGCAAGTCGGTTGCTGATCCTATCACCCGTAAAAATACAAAGACTAACACTCCTGCGGTTGTTCACGTAGAGATAGTTCCTGGAGACAAAGCTAAGTTCTGGGTTTTGCCCAAGGGGTGCGGCAGCGAAAACATGAGCAAACTCAAGATGCTTCCTCCTGCCGCGGGCATAGAAGGTATAAAAGACTTTGTCCTTGAGACCGTAAGAGAAGCTGGTCCAAATCCTTGTCCGCCTATCACAGTTGGGATAGGGATTGGTGGAACCTTTGAAAAAGCAGCCTTACTTGCCAAAAAAGCTCTGATAAGGCCGCTTGGCAAGCCTTCTGCTGATAGCACTTTAGCTGAGCTTGAGCGGGAACTTTTAACAGAGATAAACAAGCTCGGTATAGGGCCACTTGGTTTTGGAGGCAAAACCACTGCCCTAGCGGTTCACATTGAAAAATACCCTACTCATATTGCCAGTTTACCGGTGGCGGTAAACATCCAATGCCATGCAGCCCGCTTAAGTTATTTCGAAATATAGGAGCCAGCTATGTTTACCTTGGAAATACCCCAATTCGGCTTTTTGAAGCTTAAACATCTGGTCTTTGACTTCAATGGAACGCTGGCAGTAGATGGAAAGCCAAAAACGGGGGTTAAAGAAAAGTTAAACGAACTGGCTAAAACTTTTGAAATACATGTGATAACTGCAGACACCTTTGGTAAGGCCAAAAAAGCCCTTTTAGATGTTGACGTAAAAATTCACATATTACCTCCTGGTGAAAAACACGATGAATTAAAGCTCAAATATGTTGAAGAGCTTGGGCCCAAACAGGTGGCTGCCATTGGAAACGGGGAAAACGACGCCTTAATGCTCGCCGAAGCTGCCCTTGGAATAGCGGTTTTGATGGAAGAAGGTCTTTCCAAAGAGGCCTTTTTGGCCGCTGACATATTGGTCAAAGACATCAACGATGCCCTTGACCTCTTTTTGAATCCCTTGAGACTCAAAGCCACCTTGCGGCGCTAATGGAAGAAAATACGCTTTTAATTTTATCTTCTATTATCGCGTTAGGGATCATCTGCCAGTGGTTTGCGTGGTTGTTGCGTCTTCCTTCTATTATTCTTTTCCTGGTTGTTGGGTTGCTAATAGGGCCTATTACAGGCTGGTTTAATCCTGATGAAGTCTTTGGCAAATTTCTTCCTACTATTGTTTCGGCCTCGATAGCGATCATCCTTTTTGAAGGGAGTCTAAGGCTTAAACTCAAAGAAATAAAAGAAAGGGCTTCGGTAGTTATCAATCTCATTTCCTTAGGATCCCTTTTAACTTGGTTACTGACCGGCCTTTTAGCTTACTACGTACTTGGCCTGAGCAAAGAAACGTCTTTGTTGATAGGGGCCATTTTGATAGTTAGCGGCCCTACTGTCATTGCTCCGCTTCTTAGTCACATACGCCCCAAAAAACCTTTAGGTCCCATCCTTAAATGGGAAAGCATTCTCATTGATCCTATAGGTGCGATATGTGCAGTGCTCGTGTTTGAGGCCCTACTTCACGGAGTTTCCGGTTTTTCTTCGATTTTGCCTCTTTTTAA
The Thermodesulfatator atlanticus DSM 21156 genome window above contains:
- a CDS encoding metallophosphoesterase → MSIRYLILSDLHLGEEDSLLTNLKPGVDEIDPLKPSPVLTKFADCLEELISPETKRPYLVVLGDGLEMALARFNQAAMAFERLIEEFLVKRALFQGLIYVPGNHDHHLWETAREIQYSDFLWRRKPPGSELPEPWHISNAFPSKEYHYVPSPFIAKFLSRFNSLDDFFVGMIYPVFGLIAEEEKKIICLHHGHLMEGIYRLMSKLRVLLFPDEKEPKTLDQIEKENFAWIDFFWSTMGRSGPAGEKIESIYECLLVPATFKDLIKRFAMVLAKNLDIPLVPERWEDDVFERVLGKLTEKEFLPERSKEERSLSSDSEKELRWFIEGPLFEEIKKALPVDNDELAQYKFDFIFGHTHKPFARLDKFYPYRSWTKVFNTGGWVVDRLELFPVYGANMVLISDAFETLNIELFRLGNLNRPKISKVKSPEEGSSSFEKEIAKKLEREVWQDFAEVVQAAAQVRASHLRKRIFGS
- a CDS encoding GNAT family N-acetyltransferase, yielding MNDKKKEKITIKQLKDIKPLASELKRIYLEAYQDDYLYAYREPQRVKRYLKWLIKHADGGFWVAFVNDKPVGFIAIQPDCRFHGEIVPEIHELVVDPAHQGRGIGKLLMQKALDFLRKKGFSRVALWVGERNEDAKRFYEKLGFRVTDRQGAWLRMEKELQTSSEKRSSSLSRTAKASTTSESSMISSGV
- a CDS encoding HAD family hydrolase, producing the protein MFTLEIPQFGFLKLKHLVFDFNGTLAVDGKPKTGVKEKLNELAKTFEIHVITADTFGKAKKALLDVDVKIHILPPGEKHDELKLKYVEELGPKQVAAIGNGENDALMLAEAALGIAVLMEEGLSKEAFLAADILVKDINDALDLFLNPLRLKATLRR
- a CDS encoding fumarate hydratase — its product is MREISKEEIIARISQGAISSCKILPKEVLARLEQALNDEPSPLGKKALEILIENARIAAKEELPICQDTGIAVVFVELGEDLKVKDLIEAINEGIAKGYEEGYLRKSVADPITRKNTKTNTPAVVHVEIVPGDKAKFWVLPKGCGSENMSKLKMLPPAAGIEGIKDFVLETVREAGPNPCPPITVGIGIGGTFEKAALLAKKALIRPLGKPSADSTLAELERELLTEINKLGIGPLGFGGKTTALAVHIEKYPTHIASLPVAVNIQCHAARLSYFEI
- the aroB gene encoding 3-dehydroquinate synthase; translation: MRCLKVKTGRPYEILIEGGLLTEVPEDLAQINLGHRYALISDSNVAEFLGEDLLRLLKEADISAELFVFPAGEVSKNMDTVVSLARQMVSKGFDRKCAVIALGGGVTGDLAGFLASIYLRGIPYVQIPTSLLAQVDSSVGGKTGVDLPEGKNLLGTFYQPWRVYIDYGVLATLPFEHLKNGLAEVVKYGCISSPELFKFLDDNASSLLNYDAYTLEHIIYESCRIKADVVSQDEKEGGLRRILNFGHTIGHAIEAAANYEMLHGFCVSIGMVAAARLSEELGIAQEDLSAPIEALLKKLGLPVRIPKELDPAKIEAYLRADKKVWRGKLVFVLLKRLGEPVFYEEPPKELISKIIDSLRAEDAFS